From Coffea arabica cultivar ET-39 chromosome 10e, Coffea Arabica ET-39 HiFi, whole genome shotgun sequence, one genomic window encodes:
- the LOC113711432 gene encoding uncharacterized protein translates to MYLSVLDGAVGCVLGQHDDSGRKEQAIYYLSKKFTQYEANYSFIEKSCCALAWAAQKLRHYLLSHTTYLISRSDPLKYLLEKPMPTGRLAKWQMILSEFDIVFTSQKAIKGQAIADHLAENPKDDDYQPLHTYFPDEKVLFVGTVEDMSERCLEWRLFFDGAANSFGVGIGAVLVSPEGKHYPGATKLQFACTNNMAEYEACIFGLKMALEMEVKELIAFSDSDLLVHQTLKQWITKDSKILPYHCNLLNLAQQFQSLEFRHLPRARNAFADALATLSSMIQYPDELGIEPIQIQLQDKPAHCWVVDKTSDKSPWYNDIKEFIKIGSYPPEASANDKGFLRRMASKFFLNGEVLYKRTSDLNLLRCIDEDEAQYMMKEVHSGVCGPHMNGHLLAKKIMRTGYFWLTMERDCIDFVRRCIKCQVHGDIIRAPPTELHSMIAPWPCSMWGMDVIGTIDPPASNGYRFILVAIEYFTKWVEAESFKHVM, encoded by the coding sequence ATGTACTTATCTGTGCTCGAcggagcagtagggtgtgttctaggtcagCACGACGACTCGGGAAGGAAAGAGCAAGCCATCTACTATCTTAGCAAGAAATTCACGCAgtatgaggctaattattcgtttattgagaaaagctgctgtgctTTGGCCTGGGCAGCTCAAAAGTTAAGGCACTACCTGCTAAGTCATACTACCTATCTCATCTCCCGCTCCGACCCTCTGAAATACCTCTTGGAGAAACCGATGCCAACTGGACGTCTTGCTAAATGGCAGATGATTCTTTCAGagtttgatattgttttcacttcgCAAAAGGCTATCAAGGGACAAGCTATAGCCgatcatttggcagaaaatccaaAGGACGATGACTATCAACCGCTCCATACCTATTTCCCTGATGAAAAGGTTTTATTTGTTGGTACCGTGGAAGATATGAGCGAGCGGTGCCTTGAATGGAGATTGTTTTTCGATGGTGCAGCTAATTCTTTTGGAGTCGGAATAGGAGCAGTTCTTGTATCCCCGGAAGGGAAGCATTACCCTGGAGCTACTAAATTGCAATTTGCCTGCACAAATAATATGGCCGAGTATGAAGCATGTATTTTTGGTCTTaaaatggctttggaaatgGAAGTTAAGGAGTTAATAGccttcagtgattcagatttacTCGTGCACCAAACATTGAAGcaatggataaccaaagattcaaaaatctTGCCATACCACTGTAATTTGCTCAATTTGGCTCAACAATTTCAAAGTTTGGAATTCAGACATCTCCCACGAGCCCGAAATGCATTTGCAGATGCCTTGGCCACCTTATCTTCTATGATACAATATCCAGACGAATTAGGAATCGAGCCTATCCAAATTCAACTCCAAGACAAGCCTGCTCATTGTTGGGTAGTAGACAAGACATCTGACAAAAGCCCTTGGTACAATGATATTAAGGAATTCATCAAAATCGGGTCTTACCCTCCAGAAGCTAGTGCAAATGACAAGGGTTTCCTGCGCAGAATGGCCTCGaagtttttcttaaatggagagGTATTATACAAAAGgacctcagatttgaacctcttaCGGTGCAtcgatgaagatgaagctcaataCATGATGAAAGAGGTGCATAGCGGTGTCTgcggacctcacatgaatggacATTTGTTggcaaagaaaatcatgagaaccgggtATTTTTGGCTTACAATGGAACGCGATTGCATAGATTTTGTCCGAAGATGTATTAAATGTCAAGTGCATGGCGACATCATACGCGCTCCTCCCACCGAGTTGCACAGTATGATTGCTCCATGGCCCTGCTCGATGTGGGGTATGGATGTGATTGGCACAATTGAccctcctgcttcaaatgggtatcgatttatattggtggcaattGAGTACTTCACCAAATGGGTCGAAGCGGAATCATTCAAGCACgtgatgtga